The proteins below are encoded in one region of Equus przewalskii isolate Varuska chromosome 1, EquPr2, whole genome shotgun sequence:
- the CEP55 gene encoding centrosomal protein of 55 kDa isoform X1 → MSSRNPKDLIKSKWGSKAGNSKSETALEKFRGEIAALKTSVDEITSGKGKLTDKDRHRLLEKIRVLEAEREKNAHQLTEKDKEIQRLREQLKAKYNATALLEQLEEKTKEGERREQLLKSLSEETDVLKKQLSAATTRLAELEGKASTLRLSQTVATSCFNSSMSNIHEMEIQLKDALEKNQQWLVYDQQREVYVKGLLAKIFELEQKSETAAHSLPQQIKKTESEGCLQEEKQKYYNQLLANAKKDLEVERQTITQLSFELSEFRRKYEETQKEVQDLNQLLCSQRKADVQHLEDDRHKTEKIQRLKEENDIAREKLEEEKKRSEELLSQVQFLYTSLLKQQEEQTRVALLEQQMQACTLDFENEKLDRQNMQHQLHVILKELRKARNQITQLEFLKQPRELAFTEPLFTVQGEAENRGTVASPKSPSAALNESLVECPKCNIQYPATEHRDLLVHVEYCAK, encoded by the exons ATGTCTTCCAGAAATCCCAaagatttaattaaaagtaaatggggATCAAAGGCTGGTAACTCCAAATCAGAAACTGCATTAGAGAAATTTAGGGGAGAAATTGCAGCTTTAAAAACATCAGTGGATGAAATCACaagtggaaaaggaaaactgaccgataaagacagacacagactTTTGGAG AAAATTCGAGTCCTTGAAGCTGAGAGGGAGAAGAATGCTCATCAACTCACGGAGAAGGACAAAGAAATACAGCGACTCAGAGAGCAGCTGAAGGCCAAGTACAACGCTACTGCCTTGCTTGAACAgctggaagagaaaacaaaggaaggtgAAAGGCGGGAACAGCTGTTGAAGTCCTTGTCGGAAGAGACAGATGTATTGAAAAAACAGCTGTCTGCTGCAACTACAAGACTTGCCGAACTTGAGGGCAAAGCCAGCACACTGCGTTTGTCACAG ACTGTGGCTACAAGCTGTTTCAACTCATCAATGAGTAATATTCATGAAATGGAAATACAGCTGAAAGAT gcTCTGGAGAAAAATCAGCAGTGGCTTGTGTATGATCAGCAGCGAGAGGTCTATGTAAAAGGACTTTTAGCAAAGATCTTTGAGTTGGAACAGAAATCGGAAACAGCTGCTCATTCACTCCCACAGCAGATAAAAAAGACTGAATCAGAAG GTTGTCttcaagaagaaaagcaaaaatattacaaCCAGCTCTTGGCAAATGCAAAAAAAGATCTTGAGGTTGAACGACAAACCATAACTCAGTTGAGTTTTGAGCTTAGTGAATTTcgaagaaaatatgaagaaacccAAAAAGAAGTTCAAGATTTAAATCAACTGTTATGCTCACAAAGAAAGGCAGATGTACAACATCTGGAAGATGATAggcataaaacagagaaaatccaGAGGCTCAAGGAAGAGAATGATATTGCTAGGGAAAAacttgaagaagagaagaagagatcTGAAGAGCTCTTATCTCAG GTCCAGTTTCTTTACACGTCTCTGTTAAAGcagcaagaagaacaaacaagggtAGCTCTGTTGGAACAACAG ATGCAGGCATGTACCTTAGACTTCGAAAATGAAAAACTTGACCGTCAAAATATGCAGCATCAGTTGCATGTAATTCTTAAAGAGCTCCGAAAAGCAAGAAATCAAATAACACAGTTGGAATTCTTG aagcagCCTCGTGAGCTTGCCTTCACAGAGCCATTATTCACTGTCCAAGGAGAGGCTGAAAACAGAGGAACAGTTGCCTCGCCAAAAAGTCCCTCTGCTGCACTGAATGAAAGCCTGGTGGAGTGTCCCAAGTGCAACATACAGTATCCCGCCACCGAACATCGCGATCTGCTTGTCCATGTTGAATACTGTGCAAAGTAG
- the CEP55 gene encoding centrosomal protein of 55 kDa isoform X3 produces MSSRNPKDLIKSKWGSKAGNSKSETALEKFRGEIAALKTSVDEITSGKGKLTDKDRHRLLEKIRVLEAEREKNAHQLTEKDKEIQRLREQLKAKYNATALLEQLEEKTKEGERREQLLKSLSEETDVLKKQLSAATTRLAELEGKASTLRLSQTVATSCFNSSMSNIHEMEIQLKDALEKNQQWLVYDQQREVYVKGLLAKIFELEQKSETAAHSLPQQIKKTESEGCLQEEKQKYYNQLLANAKKDLEVERQTITQLSFELSEFRRKYEETQKEVQDLNQLLCSQRKADVQHLEDDRHKTEKIQRLKEENDIAREKLEEEKKRSEELLSQKQPRELAFTEPLFTVQGEAENRGTVASPKSPSAALNESLVECPKCNIQYPATEHRDLLVHVEYCAK; encoded by the exons ATGTCTTCCAGAAATCCCAaagatttaattaaaagtaaatggggATCAAAGGCTGGTAACTCCAAATCAGAAACTGCATTAGAGAAATTTAGGGGAGAAATTGCAGCTTTAAAAACATCAGTGGATGAAATCACaagtggaaaaggaaaactgaccgataaagacagacacagactTTTGGAG AAAATTCGAGTCCTTGAAGCTGAGAGGGAGAAGAATGCTCATCAACTCACGGAGAAGGACAAAGAAATACAGCGACTCAGAGAGCAGCTGAAGGCCAAGTACAACGCTACTGCCTTGCTTGAACAgctggaagagaaaacaaaggaaggtgAAAGGCGGGAACAGCTGTTGAAGTCCTTGTCGGAAGAGACAGATGTATTGAAAAAACAGCTGTCTGCTGCAACTACAAGACTTGCCGAACTTGAGGGCAAAGCCAGCACACTGCGTTTGTCACAG ACTGTGGCTACAAGCTGTTTCAACTCATCAATGAGTAATATTCATGAAATGGAAATACAGCTGAAAGAT gcTCTGGAGAAAAATCAGCAGTGGCTTGTGTATGATCAGCAGCGAGAGGTCTATGTAAAAGGACTTTTAGCAAAGATCTTTGAGTTGGAACAGAAATCGGAAACAGCTGCTCATTCACTCCCACAGCAGATAAAAAAGACTGAATCAGAAG GTTGTCttcaagaagaaaagcaaaaatattacaaCCAGCTCTTGGCAAATGCAAAAAAAGATCTTGAGGTTGAACGACAAACCATAACTCAGTTGAGTTTTGAGCTTAGTGAATTTcgaagaaaatatgaagaaacccAAAAAGAAGTTCAAGATTTAAATCAACTGTTATGCTCACAAAGAAAGGCAGATGTACAACATCTGGAAGATGATAggcataaaacagagaaaatccaGAGGCTCAAGGAAGAGAATGATATTGCTAGGGAAAAacttgaagaagagaagaagagatcTGAAGAGCTCTTATCTCAG aagcagCCTCGTGAGCTTGCCTTCACAGAGCCATTATTCACTGTCCAAGGAGAGGCTGAAAACAGAGGAACAGTTGCCTCGCCAAAAAGTCCCTCTGCTGCACTGAATGAAAGCCTGGTGGAGTGTCCCAAGTGCAACATACAGTATCCCGCCACCGAACATCGCGATCTGCTTGTCCATGTTGAATACTGTGCAAAGTAG
- the CEP55 gene encoding centrosomal protein of 55 kDa isoform X2, giving the protein MSSRNPKDLIKSKWGSKAGNSKSETALEKFRGEIAALKTSVDEITSGKGKLTDKDRHRLLEKIRVLEAEREKNAHQLTEKDKEIQRLREQLKAKYNATALLEQLEEKTKEGERREQLLKSLSEETDVLKKQLSAATTRLAELEGKASTLRLSQTVATSCFNSSMSNIHEMEIQLKDALEKNQQWLVYDQQREVYVKGLLAKIFELEQKSETAAHSLPQQIKKTESEGCLQEEKQKYYNQLLANAKKDLEVERQTITQLSFELSEFRRKYEETQKEVQDLNQLLCSQRKADVQHLEDDRHKTEKIQRLKEENDIAREKLEEEKKRSEELLSQVQFLYTSLLKQQEEQTRVALLEQQMQACTLDFENEKLDRQNMQHQLHVILKELRKARNQITQLEFLG; this is encoded by the exons ATGTCTTCCAGAAATCCCAaagatttaattaaaagtaaatggggATCAAAGGCTGGTAACTCCAAATCAGAAACTGCATTAGAGAAATTTAGGGGAGAAATTGCAGCTTTAAAAACATCAGTGGATGAAATCACaagtggaaaaggaaaactgaccgataaagacagacacagactTTTGGAG AAAATTCGAGTCCTTGAAGCTGAGAGGGAGAAGAATGCTCATCAACTCACGGAGAAGGACAAAGAAATACAGCGACTCAGAGAGCAGCTGAAGGCCAAGTACAACGCTACTGCCTTGCTTGAACAgctggaagagaaaacaaaggaaggtgAAAGGCGGGAACAGCTGTTGAAGTCCTTGTCGGAAGAGACAGATGTATTGAAAAAACAGCTGTCTGCTGCAACTACAAGACTTGCCGAACTTGAGGGCAAAGCCAGCACACTGCGTTTGTCACAG ACTGTGGCTACAAGCTGTTTCAACTCATCAATGAGTAATATTCATGAAATGGAAATACAGCTGAAAGAT gcTCTGGAGAAAAATCAGCAGTGGCTTGTGTATGATCAGCAGCGAGAGGTCTATGTAAAAGGACTTTTAGCAAAGATCTTTGAGTTGGAACAGAAATCGGAAACAGCTGCTCATTCACTCCCACAGCAGATAAAAAAGACTGAATCAGAAG GTTGTCttcaagaagaaaagcaaaaatattacaaCCAGCTCTTGGCAAATGCAAAAAAAGATCTTGAGGTTGAACGACAAACCATAACTCAGTTGAGTTTTGAGCTTAGTGAATTTcgaagaaaatatgaagaaacccAAAAAGAAGTTCAAGATTTAAATCAACTGTTATGCTCACAAAGAAAGGCAGATGTACAACATCTGGAAGATGATAggcataaaacagagaaaatccaGAGGCTCAAGGAAGAGAATGATATTGCTAGGGAAAAacttgaagaagagaagaagagatcTGAAGAGCTCTTATCTCAG GTCCAGTTTCTTTACACGTCTCTGTTAAAGcagcaagaagaacaaacaagggtAGCTCTGTTGGAACAACAG ATGCAGGCATGTACCTTAGACTTCGAAAATGAAAAACTTGACCGTCAAAATATGCAGCATCAGTTGCATGTAATTCTTAAAGAGCTCCGAAAAGCAAGAAATCAAATAACACAGTTGGAATTCTTG GGCTGA